One region of Flavobacterium pisciphilum genomic DNA includes:
- a CDS encoding C1 family peptidase, with protein MKNLLSKISIKKIALLLFALLAFYSCEKSNDQQEGDVQEKLMDGDVNLLDKGRYGLAPMSDEYLKNIQFLSPNEYRLKIAQLRPDLVTETQKSTLTAKVAASKNLPTPPVGDQGNEGSCVGWGVGYAAHSIARYLNNTVHQNDWSNASRSAAYVYNQIKLGNCGAGSYPNDAMNLIKNQGECGNAQMPYIAGGCYTQPTTQQRNWAAARKSGGWFNVNPRSAADIKYYLNQNYAVAVCFDVNQSFYDIRNNNHVWSNLYGSRQGGHCVCIVGYDDATQLFKVQNSWGAGWGRSGFFYVTYNNIANGAFNWAGCIIPNPSANS; from the coding sequence ATGAAAAACCTACTAAGTAAAATTTCCATTAAAAAAATTGCTCTCTTACTCTTTGCATTGCTAGCTTTTTATTCTTGCGAGAAAAGTAATGATCAACAAGAAGGTGATGTTCAGGAGAAATTAATGGATGGAGATGTGAATCTTCTGGATAAAGGAAGATATGGACTTGCCCCAATGTCTGATGAATATTTAAAGAATATTCAGTTTCTATCACCAAACGAATACCGCTTAAAAATTGCTCAACTAAGACCAGATTTAGTTACAGAAACTCAAAAGTCAACTTTAACAGCCAAAGTAGCTGCTTCAAAAAACTTACCTACGCCACCAGTTGGAGATCAAGGAAATGAAGGGTCTTGTGTAGGTTGGGGAGTTGGTTATGCAGCACACAGTATTGCCAGATACCTAAATAACACAGTGCATCAAAATGATTGGAGTAATGCTTCAAGAAGTGCAGCATACGTTTATAATCAAATAAAACTAGGTAATTGTGGTGCTGGTTCCTATCCAAATGATGCTATGAACTTAATAAAAAATCAAGGAGAATGTGGCAATGCACAGATGCCTTATATTGCTGGAGGATGTTATACACAACCAACTACACAACAAAGAAATTGGGCAGCTGCGAGAAAATCAGGCGGATGGTTTAATGTAAATCCAAGAAGTGCTGCAGATATTAAGTACTATCTTAATCAAAATTATGCAGTTGCAGTATGTTTTGATGTAAATCAAAGTTTTTATGACATCCGTAATAACAATCATGTTTGGTCTAATCTGTATGGTAGTAGACAAGGTGGACATTGTGTGTGTATTGTAGGATATGATGATGCAACACAGCTTTTTAAAGTACAAAATTCCTGGGGTGCAGGCTGGGGACGTAGTGGTTTCTTTTACGTAACGTATAACAATATTGCTAATGGAGCTTTTAATTGGGCAGGATGTATTATTCCTAATCCATCGGCAAATTCTTAG
- a CDS encoding T9SS type A sorting domain-containing protein: MKKTLLYLLLFTTFNFYAQISIVSPIIHCNGDTQFDLTIKKSEIIGDLNPSETTISYHLSSDDATNNTNTIPNPTSYVSTSESKNIYVRINNKGNITLKFFRLNINFNLAVDATIKYLGCSSPILFLNATGGSPSYRYSIDGIKYQKENFFYVSSGTYTIYTLDNNECTASAIKVVENITIPRLEVRTVATMPRCNGDNNAEIMTFVSGGTPPYNCSILENPNAFATVYDNIYTFRNMSAGRHTVLIKDAMGCNEISFIEIHEPQILSATTTITDQTIKVTANGGSNQYTYAISPALYKFSENNTFANLAPDTYEVLIKDSNNCYLSLTSLIINPPAPLVEGKKAIILNLTTGQTLADIDIPVTDIKWYSNAITPSGKTKKLNEASLPLTTVLVDGVTYYASQTINRIESKERLAVTVKLNTLSNPDFVLGNFKYHPNPVKNLLSIENSAVIDEATLFSLTGKVILNKKINGLHSDLDLSNVATGIYFLKVKSEGREKTIKIVKE, from the coding sequence ATGAAAAAAACTTTACTTTATCTATTATTATTTACCACCTTTAATTTTTATGCACAAATTAGCATAGTTAGCCCTATTATACATTGTAATGGAGATACCCAATTTGATTTGACTATTAAAAAATCTGAAATAATTGGGGACTTAAATCCTTCCGAAACTACAATTAGCTATCATCTTAGTAGCGATGATGCTACAAACAACACTAATACAATTCCAAATCCGACTTCATATGTAAGTACAAGTGAATCTAAAAATATTTATGTCCGAATTAATAATAAAGGAAACATTACCCTAAAATTTTTCCGTTTAAACATAAACTTTAATTTAGCTGTAGACGCAACAATTAAATATTTAGGATGTAGTTCCCCAATATTATTTTTAAATGCTACAGGAGGTTCACCTTCATACCGGTATTCAATAGACGGAATTAAGTACCAAAAAGAAAACTTTTTTTATGTAAGCTCAGGAACCTATACTATATACACTTTAGATAATAATGAGTGCACCGCTTCAGCGATTAAGGTTGTAGAAAACATAACTATCCCCCGTTTAGAAGTGAGGACTGTAGCAACGATGCCAAGATGTAATGGCGACAACAACGCCGAAATAATGACATTTGTATCTGGAGGAACCCCTCCATATAACTGCTCTATTCTAGAAAATCCAAATGCTTTTGCGACTGTATATGACAACATTTATACTTTCCGTAATATGTCTGCAGGTAGACACACTGTACTTATAAAAGATGCAATGGGATGTAATGAAATTTCTTTTATAGAAATTCACGAACCACAAATACTTTCGGCTACTACTACAATTACGGATCAAACGATAAAAGTTACCGCAAATGGAGGATCCAATCAATACACTTATGCAATTTCACCTGCTTTATATAAGTTTTCAGAAAATAATACTTTTGCAAACCTAGCTCCAGACACTTACGAAGTACTTATAAAAGACTCTAACAATTGCTATTTAAGCTTAACATCTCTTATAATCAACCCGCCTGCACCTCTAGTAGAGGGTAAAAAAGCTATTATCTTGAATCTTACTACTGGTCAAACACTCGCAGATATTGATATTCCCGTTACAGATATTAAATGGTATAGTAATGCAATTACTCCTTCTGGAAAGACTAAAAAACTGAACGAAGCATCTTTGCCCTTAACAACCGTTTTAGTTGATGGCGTAACTTATTATGCTTCTCAAACTATTAATAGAATTGAAAGCAAAGAAAGGCTCGCAGTAACGGTAAAACTAAATACGTTATCAAATCCTGACTTTGTACTTGGCAATTTTAAATACCATCCTAATCCTGTAAAGAACTTATTAAGTATCGAAAACTCAGCGGTAATTGATGAAGCAACTCTTTTTTCTTTAACTGGAAAAGTCATTTTGAATAAAAAAATAAATGGTCTGCATTCAGATCTTGATTTATCTAATGTTGCTACAGGAATTTATTTTCTTAAAGTAAAATCTGAAGGTCGCGAGAAAACGATAAA